The Microbacterium sp. SORGH_AS_0862 genome has a segment encoding these proteins:
- a CDS encoding PP2C family serine/threonine-protein phosphatase produces MTGIVVMAGARSDVGRVRKLNEDAVLAQYPVFLVADGMGGHEAGDLASAAVVDAFRHLVGRDDVQPEEVVTAVESAHAAVSQVAGRHARGAGSTLAALVAVVQNGSHAWLVVNIGDSRVYRLVGSSLEQLTVDHSVVQELVDAGKISRSEMSTYPGRNVITRAVGDSQSPADYWLSPIVTGERMLLCSDGLSNDLSDEAVLAGLSLGGSAEQTAYALVDQALARGGRDNISAVVVDVRSGGLAPRADEVTGGFATSEQAAVQPIEVDTITSRRERPIRG; encoded by the coding sequence ATGACCGGGATCGTCGTCATGGCCGGAGCGCGCTCCGACGTCGGCCGCGTACGCAAGCTGAACGAGGATGCGGTGCTCGCGCAGTACCCGGTGTTCCTCGTCGCCGACGGCATGGGAGGCCACGAGGCGGGCGATCTGGCCAGTGCGGCGGTCGTTGACGCGTTCCGTCACCTCGTCGGTCGCGACGACGTGCAGCCGGAGGAGGTTGTCACCGCTGTCGAGTCCGCACACGCCGCGGTGTCCCAGGTCGCGGGGCGCCACGCGCGCGGTGCCGGCTCCACCCTCGCGGCCCTGGTCGCCGTGGTGCAGAACGGGTCGCATGCGTGGCTCGTCGTGAACATCGGCGACTCCCGGGTGTACCGGCTCGTCGGGAGCTCCCTCGAGCAGCTCACGGTCGATCACTCGGTCGTGCAGGAACTCGTGGATGCGGGCAAGATCAGCCGCTCCGAGATGTCCACGTATCCGGGTCGCAACGTCATCACCCGCGCCGTCGGCGACAGCCAGAGCCCCGCCGACTACTGGCTCTCCCCCATCGTGACCGGCGAGCGCATGCTGCTGTGCTCGGACGGTCTGTCGAACGATCTGAGCGACGAGGCGGTGCTGGCCGGCCTCAGCCTCGGCGGATCCGCCGAGCAGACCGCGTATGCGCTGGTGGATCAGGCGCTCGCCCGCGGCGGCCGCGACAACATCAGCGCCGTCGTGGTGGATGTGCGCTCCGGTGGACTCGCTCCCCGGGCCGACGAGGTGACGGGGGGCTTCGCGACCAGCGAGCAGGCGGCCGTGCAGCCCATCGAGGTGGACACCATCACCTCGCGACGAGAGCGGCCGATCCGTGGCTGA
- a CDS encoding transglutaminase domain-containing protein → MSAPDARARARRPRRTERDIAFLVGNIAFIDALLAIGAASAWAIYRSGWFVLVAAVAIVVSTGIALLSLWRPLRWWQLALITAGAYVVVGVPVAAPTMITDPATILPGVWGVVSAPVTGWKNLLTLELPLGVYQATLALPFFLMLALGTLALLLALRAVRLWVLAAPLALLITAFGVLFGSSAVDGSWRIGPWELDGVWEAAVGLGALLTGFAWYVWRNVHTRRVALRVARSASGVRSSVRVARTLGSRIALAAGMLVIALTLGLALAPWAVAGSSRDVLRTAVDPVLKVRQTLSPLADYRAAFSDERFDEVLFTVAADSGVDRVRLATLSYYDGRVMRATDPQTGDRSDSTEFRRVPASLPADTGDRASATFTIGDYTGIWVPAVGDLTSIDFSGSTRAALSDGFFYNPDSATGVELSDPGLAAGVSYTQTGVVTDAPRDPGTLTPSRSGTFDPAFVPESLEEWVSAQDAPSGGAGLVELISRLRARGLLSHALTLDPGAVPVWAQELGDYTFEPSRSGHSTDRIGDLFSELLKKQNETGGDDDSLLVAAAGDDEQFAVAGALIADHLGFPARVVLGTRLSSDDADLPVCEDGTCTSGDLAAWIEVRDADGSWTAIDTTPQHRVPLSPDVQQRRDPQNMTPVEPEQADTVLPPEADPADASPPQSDEPTDPVDLAWLWATLRISGIAIFALLILLMPAIAVLAAKIMRRRARRSSADPVDRVVGGWEEYLDAAVDHGHRIPPAATRSETAAAVGDADTADPATLAALADRAVFAPGTTTEEDSARFWELIDQERQRFASTGGLWTRWKARLSLRSFARGLREAASRDGRGRP, encoded by the coding sequence ATGAGCGCGCCGGACGCACGCGCCCGAGCGCGCCGGCCCCGCCGCACCGAACGCGACATCGCGTTCCTCGTCGGCAACATCGCCTTCATCGACGCCCTGCTGGCGATCGGCGCCGCATCCGCGTGGGCGATCTACCGCAGCGGCTGGTTCGTGCTCGTCGCCGCGGTGGCGATCGTCGTCTCCACCGGCATCGCCCTGCTCTCGCTCTGGCGTCCGCTGCGCTGGTGGCAGCTCGCCCTCATCACCGCGGGCGCGTACGTCGTCGTCGGCGTTCCGGTCGCCGCGCCGACGATGATCACCGACCCCGCGACGATCCTGCCGGGCGTCTGGGGCGTCGTGAGCGCACCCGTCACGGGGTGGAAGAACCTGCTCACCCTCGAGCTGCCGCTCGGGGTGTACCAGGCGACTCTCGCGCTCCCCTTCTTCCTGATGCTCGCCCTCGGAACCCTGGCGCTCCTGCTGGCGTTGCGCGCGGTCAGGCTCTGGGTGCTCGCGGCACCGCTCGCGCTGTTGATCACCGCGTTCGGCGTCCTGTTCGGATCGAGCGCCGTGGACGGCTCGTGGCGCATCGGGCCGTGGGAACTGGATGGGGTCTGGGAGGCGGCGGTCGGGCTCGGCGCGCTGCTCACCGGCTTCGCCTGGTACGTGTGGCGCAACGTCCACACGCGTCGGGTCGCCTTGCGCGTCGCGCGCTCGGCGAGCGGCGTACGCTCCTCCGTCCGTGTCGCGCGCACCCTCGGCAGCCGCATCGCCCTCGCCGCGGGGATGCTCGTCATCGCCCTCACCTTGGGACTCGCGCTCGCGCCCTGGGCAGTGGCGGGTTCCTCCCGCGACGTGCTGCGCACGGCGGTCGACCCCGTGTTGAAGGTGCGTCAGACGCTGAGCCCCCTCGCCGACTACCGCGCCGCCTTCTCCGACGAGCGGTTCGACGAGGTGCTGTTCACCGTCGCCGCGGACTCCGGAGTGGATCGCGTGCGTCTGGCGACCCTCAGCTACTACGACGGCCGGGTCATGCGGGCCACCGACCCGCAGACCGGCGACCGCTCCGACAGCACCGAGTTCCGACGGGTTCCCGCTTCCCTGCCCGCCGACACGGGCGACCGCGCCTCCGCCACGTTCACGATCGGCGACTACACGGGCATCTGGGTGCCCGCCGTGGGCGATCTCACCTCGATCGACTTCTCCGGATCGACGCGGGCCGCCCTGTCGGACGGCTTCTTCTACAACCCGGACTCGGCCACCGGCGTCGAGCTGTCGGACCCGGGGCTCGCCGCCGGCGTCAGCTACACGCAGACCGGGGTGGTCACCGACGCCCCGCGCGACCCCGGTACGTTGACACCGTCCCGTTCGGGCACGTTCGACCCGGCCTTCGTCCCCGAATCCCTCGAAGAGTGGGTGAGCGCGCAGGACGCCCCCTCGGGCGGCGCGGGTCTCGTCGAGCTGATCTCGCGCTTGCGGGCGCGCGGACTCCTCTCGCACGCGTTGACGCTCGATCCCGGCGCCGTCCCGGTGTGGGCGCAGGAGCTCGGCGACTACACGTTCGAACCCAGCCGCAGCGGTCACTCCACCGACCGCATCGGCGACCTGTTCTCGGAGCTGCTCAAGAAGCAGAACGAGACCGGCGGCGACGATGACTCGCTGCTGGTCGCCGCGGCGGGAGACGACGAGCAGTTCGCCGTCGCGGGAGCGCTCATCGCGGATCATCTGGGCTTCCCCGCACGGGTCGTGCTCGGCACCCGCCTGAGCAGCGACGACGCGGATCTGCCGGTGTGTGAGGACGGAACGTGCACGAGCGGCGACCTGGCCGCGTGGATCGAGGTCCGCGACGCGGACGGCTCCTGGACGGCGATCGACACGACCCCCCAGCACCGCGTACCGCTCTCGCCCGACGTCCAGCAGCGTCGCGACCCGCAGAACATGACCCCGGTCGAGCCCGAGCAGGCCGACACCGTCCTGCCCCCCGAGGCCGATCCCGCCGATGCGTCGCCGCCGCAGAGCGACGAGCCGACGGATCCGGTGGATCTCGCGTGGCTGTGGGCGACGCTGCGCATCTCCGGCATCGCGATCTTCGCGCTGCTGATCCTGCTGATGCCCGCCATCGCGGTGCTGGCGGCGAAGATCATGCGTCGACGGGCCCGGCGCTCGTCGGCGGACCCGGTCGACCGCGTCGTCGGCGGCTGGGAGGAGTACCTCGACGCGGCCGTCGATCACGGCCACCGCATCCCGCCCGCGGCGACGCGATCGGAGACCGCGGCCGCCGTCGGCGATGCGGACACCGCCGACCCCGCGACGCTCGCCGCCCTCGCGGATCGAGCGGTGTTCGCGCCGGGAACCACCACCGAAGAGGACTCCGCCCGGTTCTGGGAGCTCATCGACCAGGAACGGCAACGTTTCGCGTCCACAGGCGGCCTGTGGACGCGCTGGAAGGCTCGCCTGTCGCTACGCTCATTCGCACGCGGATTGCGCGAGGCTGCGTCGCGAGATGGAAGGGGACGACCATGA
- a CDS encoding DUF58 domain-containing protein has product MTDSSSRITRIGSTSTSTSTAGSTRTRYDTSRSTTVIVVGGIRFWRRVRRAVARSARAVGDTVTAGGWLLIGAAAIGLSLGIVFGWIEFVLAGAVAAVLVLCAAPFLFGARAYRVSLGLAHDRVVAGSEVALSLRVVNVGKGVALPGRVDVPVGEGLVDVAIPLLRHEATHDEELTIPGLRRGVLDIGPARAVRGDPLGILRREVVWEDVHTLYVHPVTTAIPSTATGFIKDLEGIPSSLVVDADISFHAIREYAPGDSQRQIHWKSTAKTGTLMVRQYEESRRSRMVIVLATGEEDYADDEEFELAVSAAASLGVRGIRDGRDVSVVVGGEVPEFARRAVRSSRDLVTITARTLLDELAGVEKGERITGLRDVASLAVEAHRDVSIGFLICGSTPTLRMLQHAALAFPADTGVAAIVCDPTAEPGFRTIGGASIVTMGLLEDLRHILARSAQS; this is encoded by the coding sequence GTGACCGATTCCTCCTCCCGCATCACCCGGATCGGCTCGACGTCCACCTCGACGTCGACCGCCGGGAGCACGCGCACGCGCTACGACACGTCGCGTTCCACGACCGTCATCGTCGTGGGCGGCATCCGCTTCTGGCGGCGCGTACGACGAGCCGTGGCCCGCAGCGCCCGCGCTGTCGGCGACACCGTCACCGCGGGAGGATGGCTGCTCATCGGAGCCGCCGCGATCGGTCTGAGCCTCGGCATCGTGTTCGGGTGGATCGAGTTCGTCCTGGCCGGCGCCGTCGCCGCCGTTCTCGTCCTGTGCGCGGCACCGTTCCTGTTCGGTGCGCGGGCCTACCGCGTGAGCCTCGGCCTCGCGCACGATCGGGTCGTCGCCGGCAGCGAGGTCGCGCTGTCGCTGCGCGTCGTCAACGTCGGCAAGGGCGTCGCCCTCCCCGGGCGCGTCGACGTGCCCGTCGGCGAGGGACTCGTCGACGTCGCGATCCCATTGCTGCGCCACGAGGCCACGCACGACGAAGAGCTGACGATCCCGGGGCTGCGCCGCGGCGTGCTCGACATCGGCCCCGCCCGCGCCGTCCGCGGCGACCCCCTCGGCATCCTTCGCCGCGAAGTCGTGTGGGAGGACGTCCACACGCTCTACGTCCACCCCGTGACGACCGCGATCCCGAGCACCGCGACCGGCTTCATCAAAGACCTCGAGGGCATCCCCTCCTCCCTCGTCGTCGACGCCGACATCTCGTTCCACGCGATCCGCGAGTACGCTCCCGGCGACTCGCAACGCCAGATCCACTGGAAGTCCACGGCCAAGACCGGGACCCTCATGGTGCGCCAATACGAGGAGTCCCGCCGCTCGCGGATGGTGATCGTGCTGGCGACGGGCGAGGAGGACTACGCCGACGACGAGGAGTTCGAGCTCGCCGTCAGCGCCGCCGCGTCTCTCGGGGTGCGCGGTATCCGCGACGGACGCGACGTCTCCGTCGTCGTGGGCGGCGAGGTCCCCGAGTTCGCCCGCCGTGCCGTGCGCTCCTCCCGAGATCTGGTCACGATCACCGCGCGCACCCTGCTCGACGAACTCGCCGGGGTCGAGAAGGGCGAGCGCATCACCGGACTCCGCGACGTCGCGAGCCTGGCGGTGGAGGCGCACCGCGATGTCTCCATCGGATTCCTGATCTGCGGATCGACCCCCACACTGCGGATGCTGCAGCACGCCGCCCTCGCCTTCCCGGCCGACACAGGCGTGGCCGCCATCGTGTGCGACCCGACGGCGGAGCCCGGCTTCCGCACCATCGGCGGCGCTTCGATCGTGACGATGGGTCTGCTCGAAGACCTCCGCCACATCCTCGCTCGGAGCGCGCAGTCATGA
- a CDS encoding MoxR family ATPase, producing MTVTPEQTAWFQETFSSLVENVEQVVLGKRHVIELAFTALVSQGHLLLEDFPGTGKTSLARAMGESVQGTSSRIQFTPDLLPGDVTGITVYDQKRGEFEFHSGPIFANIVLADEINRASPKTQSALLEVMEEGQVTVDGVSRRVGSPFLVVATQNPVEQAGTYRLPEAQLDRFLMKTSLGYPDHAATVRILEGSAAGKREVGAVITPEAVQTLSQIAQDAYLNPLVLDYIARVVEATRQAAQVRLGVSVRGALALTRAARTWALAHGRGYVTPDDVKALAEPVLAHRLILDPEAEFDGVTAGAVIGQVMLDVAPPTQRESA from the coding sequence ATGACCGTCACTCCAGAACAGACCGCCTGGTTCCAGGAGACGTTCTCCTCCCTCGTGGAGAACGTCGAGCAGGTGGTGCTCGGCAAGCGTCACGTCATCGAGCTCGCCTTCACCGCGCTCGTCTCGCAGGGGCATCTGCTGCTGGAGGACTTCCCCGGCACGGGCAAGACCTCGCTCGCACGCGCGATGGGCGAGAGCGTGCAGGGCACGAGCTCCCGCATCCAGTTCACACCCGACCTGCTTCCCGGCGACGTCACCGGCATCACGGTGTACGACCAGAAGCGCGGCGAGTTCGAGTTCCACTCGGGCCCGATCTTCGCCAACATCGTCCTCGCCGACGAGATCAACCGCGCCAGCCCCAAGACCCAGTCGGCGCTGCTGGAGGTCATGGAGGAGGGCCAGGTCACGGTCGACGGCGTCTCGCGCCGCGTGGGAAGCCCGTTCCTCGTGGTCGCGACCCAGAACCCCGTGGAACAGGCCGGGACATACCGCCTTCCCGAGGCGCAGCTCGACCGGTTCCTGATGAAGACGTCGCTGGGCTACCCCGACCACGCCGCGACCGTGCGGATCCTGGAGGGCAGCGCCGCCGGCAAGCGCGAGGTGGGCGCGGTCATCACGCCCGAGGCCGTGCAGACGCTCAGCCAGATCGCGCAGGACGCCTACCTGAACCCGCTCGTGCTGGACTACATCGCGCGCGTCGTCGAGGCCACCCGCCAGGCCGCGCAGGTGCGCCTGGGCGTCAGCGTGCGCGGTGCGCTCGCTCTCACCCGCGCCGCGCGCACCTGGGCCCTGGCGCACGGACGCGGCTACGTGACCCCCGACGACGTCAAGGCACTCGCCGAGCCCGTTCTCGCCCACCGCCTCATCCTCGACCCCGAGGCGGAGTTCGACGGCGTGACCGCCGGCGCGGTGATCGGCCAGGTCATGCTCGACGTCGCTCCCCCGACGCAGCGCGAGTCCGCGTGA